GAGCGTCGTCAATATCCTTGTTTACTTCGTCGGCGTACTCGTTGTTGGCGAGTGCCAATTTTACTTCACTTGAGTCGAGGCCTATCTCTGTTCCGATTTGAATCAATGTTTGATGGTCTGCGGTGTTTTTCCCTTCAAGGAAATATGCGGCAAACAATCTTTCTTCCGCTTTGTCTTGCAGGCCGTGCTTTTTGGCCAAGTGCGAGAAGCGGTGTGCATCGAAAGAATTGGCCACCACAGCCTTGTCAAATTGATAGGTCAAGCCCACCGTTTTTGCCATATCCACGACGTACGACATGGCTTCGTCGGTCTTTTCAAGAGACCATCCTTTGCTTTCGGCCAGCGACTGCCTCACGCTTTTGGTAGTGTCAGTCACCAAATCGGGGTCGAGTTGGAAACTTTTCCACACTACCTCGACCTTTTCTCGATGCGGGAATTGTGATAGGGCTTCCTCGAATTTTCTTTTGCCAATGTAGCAAAATGGACACATCACGTCCGACCAGATTTCTACTTTCATTTTTGTTGTTGTGCTTGTTATTAGAAAATTAGTTGTGCTGTCAGGCGCTTGGCATGAGGCATTGGTAGTGGTGACAAAAAGGATAAGTAGAAGCAATAAAATTGCCCTGAGTTCGGAAATAATCATAGATTAAATGGAAAAGGACTCACAGATGGAGATGTCAACGGAACAAGGTTTCGGGGAAAGGGTTGACGTGAGCGAGTAGATTTTTGTAAAAAAAATGCGAGAGCCACTCTACTGGGAGTGACTCTCGCACGAATGGAATATAAGGAGGCGTGATTAAGCGCCCAAGTATGTTTTCAGCAGCTTGCTTCGGCTTGTCGCACGCAACTTGTTGATGGCCTTGTCTTTGATTTGGCGAACCCGCTCGCGGGTGAGGCCAAATTTGTCGCCGATGTCTTCCAGCGACATGGGGTGCTCCACGCCGATACCAAAATATAGTTTGATAACATCGCATTGGCGGTCGGTGAGGGTGCCCAACGAGCGTTCTATCTCGCGGCGGAGCGAGTCGGCATATTCCAGATGCGCGTCGGTGCCGGGCATGGTGTTGTTTTCGAGCACGTCGAGCAGCGAGTTGTCCTCGCCTTCCACGAAGGGGGCATCCATGGAGACGTGGCGAGCGGCCACGCCAAGGGTGGTTTCCACCTCGTCGGTGGTGATTTCGAGCAGTTCGGCAAGCTCTTCGGGGCTGGGTTCGCGCTCGAAGGTTTGTTCCAGTTCGGAAAATGCTTTGTTGATTTTGTTGAGGGAGCCTACTTTGTTGAGCGGCAAACGCACGATGCGGCTTTGCTCTGCCAACGCTTGAAGGATACTTTGACGAATCCACCACACGGCGTAGGAGATGAACTTGAAGCCGCGGGTTTCGTCGAAACGCTGGGCTGCCTTGATGAGACCGAGGTTGCCTTCGTTGATGAGGTCAGAAAGGCTAAGTCCTTGGTTCTGATATTGTTTGGCGACAGAAACGACAAAACGAAGGTTGGCTTTTGTCAATTTTTCGAGAGCTATCTGGTCGCCTTGTTTGATGCGTTTGGCGAGATCTACTTCGTCTTCGGGGGTGAGGAGGTCCACTTTGCCAATTTCTTGCAGATATTTTTCAAGCGACTGGCTTTCACGGTTGGTAATGGACTTCGTAATCTTAAGTTGCCTCATGTGCAGATGCTGTGTTGAATTTTTTCGGCTGCAAAGTTATGATTTTCAACCTGCCGATGTCAAGTTTTTTTCAACTTAGACGTGGGTTGATGTTTTTCGTTGCAAAAATTTTCGGTAAAAGGAATTTGAAACGGCTTTAATTAAATTTTGTTTCGAGCAAGCGTGCCGGGCGTTCTTTGAAATAATATTTTTTGAAGGTTGTTAACACCAGTGGGTTTGGCCAGAGGTGTTTGTGGGGATGCTCGTTTGAGACAGTGAAAAAGTCTTCGCCCACAAACATCTCATAGCCTGTTCAAATGTTCTATTTAACCACCAATTTTTTCAAGATGTTCTGGTTGCCCGTTTGAAGCTGCACGAAATAGGTGCCGGGCATAAAGCGTGCCGCATCTATGAAGTAGTTGGATGGGCCTGCCGGGAACTCTCCGCCAAAAACGTGTTCGACCATCTGGCCTAGTGCGTTGAATACCCAAATGTTGCCCGATGTCTTGGCGGTGGTGGATACGGGTATGACCGTGATGGCCGATGCTGGGTTGGGATAAATGTCGAGAAGTTGTGCCTTTGGGCTTTCTGTGGTGCTGACGGTTTCAGTGGTGCAAAAATGCCAATGTCCTTTGGGTGCTGGCAGGGGGCGTGCGAGTGTTTTGCCATTGTTGGCGGTTCCTTCTATGTAGTAGTACACAGTGCTGCCGTCGGGTTGGAGCGGGATGTAGCCCTTGTGCGTCCAAGTAGTGTCATCAAGCGGGTAGTAGGGCAGGTCGGCGGATTGCCAGGGACCGTCGGGGGTGTTGGCGTAGTAGATTTTCGCCGAGGCGATACCGCTTTTGTGCTGCAAGGTGGCCCATACGGGGTATCCGAGCGGCCAATCGGCGTTGTCCATGCAGGAAGGAAGTTCTTGGTGGACGATGCGCAAAGGGTCGGCCACGCCGACTTCTTTGGTGATGCAGTGTATGGCGCCGAGGGAAGGAATGATGGCGTTGGAGTTGATACCGACAATGTTGTAGCCGGGAAGCGCCCCTTCCCAGATGCGTCTGGCGGTTGTGTCGAATTTTTCCTCGTAAAAAGGAACAATGACGGTTTTGTTGACAAAAACGGCGTTCGCGTAGGTGCGGTAGTTGCCTCCATTGTTCGGGTACAGATTGTTGTGCGGGGGCATGGGGATGCGGACGACTTTGTAGGGAGTGCCAAAAGAAGAGGTAAAATTATTGAGCACATATTGGATATTGGCCTCTATTTGAGGGCCATCGGCCACGCCTGTGGGATATTGACCTACCATGATTGTCTCTTCGTCGAGCAGTTTCATGTGCATATCTATGTGATGAATGGCATCGTATGGGAGCGTGTCCATTTTGATGTAGCGTCTGATTCCCATGAAGTCTTGGATAATGTCGTCAATCTGCGGCTCGGTTTTGGGGCTTACGCCGTATTTGTTGCCAAACTTGTTCTCGTCGAGTATGAGTTCGGAAGAGAAAGCTGTCCCCATGCCATCGGACATAAAATTGCCGCCCGTGTTCACCAAATCGTTTGGTGCAAGTAAGGTTCTGTAAAGCGGCACGTTGAAATAAGGCGCAAGGGTGGTGGACATGGTGTCGTCTCGAGGGCGGGTAGGGCGGTTGTAAATCCAGTCAACAAACAGAAGTGAGTCCACGTCGTTGGCATACACGCAATTGGGACCATAGTCACGTATCCAAATTGAATTATTGGGCACGACAACGAACTCTACGTTGGAGGAAATATCCACGTTGGCTGCCGTCAGCATACTTTGGGCATTTGTGACGGTGCTTTGGCTCCCGCAATTGATGACCACGCGACATTCCTCTCTGGCTGCTCTGACGATTTCGGTCAGTATGCTTAGCCATTGACTGTTGCCGTTCCAAGTGATAAGCAAGGCTTGCAATTCTTCCCACTCTGCCATGGTGCGCACGGGTGCGGAGGGCGGGTCGGTGAATCCGCTTTGCGGCAATTGGCTCGGCGCTTTTAAGTGGGGCAACATGAGTTTTTCCTCTTCGGTGAGGTAGCGCGGCAGATGAGGGGTCGTTTGGGCGGAAAGTTGAGCCGCAAAGAGGAGGGCAAGGAAAGCGTAGAGTAGTTTCATGCT
This genomic interval from Saprospiraceae bacterium contains the following:
- a CDS encoding DsbA family oxidoreductase, whose amino-acid sequence is MKVEIWSDVMCPFCYIGKRKFEEALSQFPHREKVEVVWKSFQLDPDLVTDTTKSVRQSLAESKGWSLEKTDEAMSYVVDMAKTVGLTYQFDKAVVANSFDAHRFSHLAKKHGLQDKAEERLFAAYFLEGKNTADHQTLIQIGTEIGLDSSEVKLALANNEYADEVNKDIDDAHQIGVTGVPFFLFNRKYAVTGARDSKVYLNALEKIFAEQ
- a CDS encoding RNA polymerase sigma factor RpoD/SigA translates to MRQLKITKSITNRESQSLEKYLQEIGKVDLLTPEDEVDLAKRIKQGDQIALEKLTKANLRFVVSVAKQYQNQGLSLSDLINEGNLGLIKAAQRFDETRGFKFISYAVWWIRQSILQALAEQSRIVRLPLNKVGSLNKINKAFSELEQTFEREPSPEELAELLEITTDEVETTLGVAARHVSMDAPFVEGEDNSLLDVLENNTMPGTDAHLEYADSLRREIERSLGTLTDRQCDVIKLYFGIGVEHPMSLEDIGDKFGLTRERVRQIKDKAINKLRATSRSKLLKTYLGA
- a CDS encoding agmatine deiminase family protein; this translates as MKLLYAFLALLFAAQLSAQTTPHLPRYLTEEEKLMLPHLKAPSQLPQSGFTDPPSAPVRTMAEWEELQALLITWNGNSQWLSILTEIVRAAREECRVVINCGSQSTVTNAQSMLTAANVDISSNVEFVVVPNNSIWIRDYGPNCVYANDVDSLLFVDWIYNRPTRPRDDTMSTTLAPYFNVPLYRTLLAPNDLVNTGGNFMSDGMGTAFSSELILDENKFGNKYGVSPKTEPQIDDIIQDFMGIRRYIKMDTLPYDAIHHIDMHMKLLDEETIMVGQYPTGVADGPQIEANIQYVLNNFTSSFGTPYKVVRIPMPPHNNLYPNNGGNYRTYANAVFVNKTVIVPFYEEKFDTTARRIWEGALPGYNIVGINSNAIIPSLGAIHCITKEVGVADPLRIVHQELPSCMDNADWPLGYPVWATLQHKSGIASAKIYYANTPDGPWQSADLPYYPLDDTTWTHKGYIPLQPDGSTVYYYIEGTANNGKTLARPLPAPKGHWHFCTTETVSTTESPKAQLLDIYPNPASAITVIPVSTTAKTSGNIWVFNALGQMVEHVFGGEFPAGPSNYFIDAARFMPGTYFVQLQTGNQNILKKLVVK